From the Halobellus litoreus genome, the window CGGTGCGGTTCCACTGCTGGTCGGCAGCCGGCGGTTCGAGCGAGCGGACCTCGGGAGTGAAGCTCGCGGATTCCGACTCGCACTCGTGGCTCGGTTCCGGGAGGCGGCAGGACGGTTCGTGCCGTCAGCCGCGAGAGCGGGCCGCGAGCCGACCGAGACCGCGTCCAGCCGCTCGCATCGCCGACTCGTGGCCCGCGCCGACCTCCGGCACGCCCTCCAGAACCGGATCGTGCTCGCGGGCGTCGGGCTGGCGCTCCTGCTCGGTGGCCCGTCGGTCTGGCAGCAGACCGCGAGCAGCACCGTCTTCGAGGTGAGCGAACAGCTCGTTCGCGTCCCCGGCCGATTGGTGTTGCCGCTGGTGGCGCTCGGCGTTGCGGTGGGCCACCGCGCCGTGGTCGGTAAGCACCTGGCCGGGACCGCGCAGTTCGTCCTCAGCACGAACGGGACCCGCCAGGACCTGTTCGCCGGCACGGTCATCGCGCGGTTGACGGTCGTACTCGGGACGGCGCTCGCGTTGCTCGCCGTCGCCTGGGTTCTCGCGACCGTCCGGCTCGGGGCGCTCTACCCGGGGGCGATCGCCGCCGGGACGCTCTGGATCGTGGCCTACGCGACCCTGTGGACGAGCCTGACGGTGAGCGCCTCGGCGGTGGCGGCGACGCGGTACCGGTCCCTCGCCGCGATATTCGGCGCGTTTCTCCTGTTCAGTACCGGCGTCGGACTCTGGGGGTCGGTCGTCCGTCCGTTGGTGGCGTACCCGATCACGGGCCGGTTCGAGTCGGGACTGGTGCCGAATCGGGACTGGCCGGCGTGGTTTCACGCCGTCGATCACCTGAATCCGTTCGTCTCGCTCGAAACGCTCAAAGGCGGGTTGTACGCCGCGGCGGGGCACGGAACGCAGACCGCGCCGTCGCTGCCACTGGTCGGTTACAGTGCCGTCGTCGTCGTCCTGTTCGTTCTCGGGGCGCTGGCGGTCGGTCTGCGCCGGTTCGAGAGCCGCCCGTTGGGCTGATTCGCTGTGCTTTCGGACGCCGTCGCGCTGGACAAGGAATATAGTCCGTGGCTTCGTCGTGCCGCTGACGGGTGAACCGCGGGGGGCGAGCCATCGGGCGGTTCCGCGCGACGAACCCGCGCCGCCGGGATGATCCAACGATGGCAGGGACACTCACACAGAATATCGCCTTATCGCGCGCACGTGATGAACACGGGTACGTCGACGCCTCGGTCGTCTTCGAGATCCCCTCGAACGTCGGCCGGGTCTCCGTCCAGGTCCCGCCGTGGACCACGGTCGACAGCGTCCGGGGCTTCGATCGACGGTCGGGGTCACAGCAGTTCGTCTGGACGGGCGGCGCCAGCAGACCGACACTGGAACTGACCGTCCCGGCGGAGAAGCCGACGCTGGGCGCGGCCGGGACCACGATGGTCGACGTCGGGGAGTGGGCGATCATCGAGGCCCCGAACCTGCTCACGCAGTGGCGACACCGCGGCGAGGAACCGACGTTCGAGCGACGCCTCGTGGTCGACGACGAGGGGATCGCGAGCAGCGACGGCGGGCTGGTGTACCTCGGGCCGCACCGCGAGCACACCCGGCGCGCGGCCGGCCAGCGGATCCGGCTCGTCGAACCCCGCGCGGCGTCGCTTCGGGAGTCGCCGAGGGACATCCTCGACGCGTTGGCACACGCGGCCCGGGAACTCCGCGTCAGCGGCCGAGACGAGGAGGTCGTCGGCATCGCGGCACCGACGCGACCCGTGAACTGGGGGCCCGGCGGGCTCCACGCGGGCGGGAACGCCTTCTGGGCCCGGGACAGTTCGCGGCTCGACAAGCCGAACAGCACCTGGATCCACGAGTACGTCCACACGCGGCAGGAGTTCGGCACCGACGCCTCGATGAAGTGGATCGTCGAGGCGACGGCGGTCTACTACGCGACGCAACTCACGTACGAGCGGGGCGGGATCTCCGACGGCCAGTGTCACGCCGCGCTCAACACGTCCACGTGCGCGACCGACGCGCTCGGAACGCCGGTGTCGTGGAGTTCGGCGCACGTCCCCTACCGCAAGGGAAGCCGGGTCGTGAGCTGGCTCGACCGGCAGATCCGCGAGTACAGCACCGCGACGCTGGCCGACGTCCTGGCGTCGATGAACCGGCTCTCCGACGGCTCGATCACCGATCCACCGATGCTGTCGGGAGCCCTCGACGACGACGACGAAGCGGTCGGCTTCGAGGATTTCAAGCGGCTCGTCGCCGCCGCCGTGGGGAGCGAGCCCGGCGGCAGGACGTTCCGACCCATCGAGAGCGGGCTGGACTCGGCGGTCACCAGTTCGAGCGTGCCCGAGGCGACGTCCCCGCCCGGCGTCGGCGACGTGTCGGGCGAACCGGTCGCGGACCCGGCGGCGGCGACGGACGCGACCGAGTTGCTCGACGATGCGTTCGGCGAGCGCTACGGCGAGGAGGTCGTCGAGGGCGACGGTCGGATCGACGAGGGCACGGTCTTCGGCGACGACGGCGACGGCGGCTCGCTCATCGAGGAGTCCGACATTTTCGGCGGCGATCGGGACGGCGGCGACGACGGGACGACGACGGTGAGAATCGAAACCTCGGGGAGCGACGTCACCGTCGGCGGCGACGTCGACGACGCCGACGTCGAGCGGACCGAATCGGGGATCAGCGTCGACACCTTCGGCTCCGACATCGAGGTCGACGCCTCGGGAATGGACATCAGCGTCTCGACCGGCGGCGGCGCGAGCACCGAGATCAGCGTCTCGGGCGACGGCATCAGCGTCGAGAGCGGCGACGTCAGCGTCAGCACGACCGGCGGCATCGAGGTGGGTGGCGACGTCTCCACCGGCCTCGGCGACGGCGACGACGACGCCTGTTCGTTCTGCGGGGCGGACCTGTCGGACCACGACGGCGCGAAGTGCCGCTCGTGCGGCTGGCCGACCGGGTGGTGAGGCCGCATCGGTTCTCGGGCCGGGGAGCCGTCGCACCGAGAGGTCGCCGCGGTGACCGGGAACCCAACGGTTAAGACGACTTCCGATGACCGGGTCAAATATGTCAAGCGGGTATCCGTACGTCTATCCGCCCGACCGGTTGTTCCACGTGGGCGGACGGCGGATATCGACCACCGTCGTCGCCCTTGCGCTCCCGGTGGTGGTGGCCGCCCTCGACGTGATGCTGTTCGGATTCCCGGAGACGGGCGTCCCCTACAACTACCCGCTCTTCGGCGACGTCGTGCTCGTCTGGCTGGCCGTCCTGTTTCTCCGGCTCTCCCACCGCGTGCTCTGGAACATCGGGGACGAGTTCGCCACGCTGATCCGATTGAGCCGCGGGAATCCGGTTTCGCTCGTGCAGTCACTGACGCCGGAGGACATCCACAGCGACCTACAGAACGTGCTGTACCTCGCGTATCACCCGGTCGTTCTGGTCGTCGGTGCAGTCCTCGGCGGGACGTTCGTGAGCGCCATTATGCACTGGATGGGCGTCTTCGAGGCGTACCCGTACCTGGGGATGAACTTCGGGTTCGGCGCGGCCCACGGGGTGTTCTTCGGGCCGGTCGTCGGCGGGGCGTACGTCGTCGTCCGCGCGTACACCACGTACATCGCCGACATCAACCTCCTGGACCCGAACGGCGTCGGCGGCTACCGACAGATCGGCAACGGTATCGTGAAACTGGCGACGTACGCCATCGGCATCCTGACGTTGGATTTCGTCATCCTGTCCAGCGTGACGTTCACCGCGTTCGAGCGGTTCCAGGTCGTCGTCAGCGCGCTGTTTCTTCTCGTCCTCGCCGTCGTCGTCGTCGGGACGGTGACGGTCACCGTTTTGGTGCGACGGAAGTTGCTGCAGGTCAGAAGCGAGAAGGTCAGTCTGATGCGCGAGACGTTCGCCGACGTCGAGCGGGAGTACTGGCGAAAGTACAGAGCCGAGGAGAACAACCTCCCCGAGGCGCTGAACGTCCTCTCGATGTACGCGATGTTCTATCAGATGAGCGATATGGACATGTGGCCGATCAACCTGTACTCGCTCGTCCGACTGGGCACGAGCGTGAGTTTCTCGCTGGCCGTGTACTACCTCGACCTGATCAACTCGATCAAATCACTCGCGACGCTCGTCTAGCCCTCCAAACCGGCGACTCGACCGATCGTCATCAGGTGGGCGTAGACGAGGACGAGCGGGGTGACGAGAACGAACCCGAGGTCCAGGCGCGGCTCCGAGCGCAGCGTCTCAAACCGACGGCGGTACCAGTCGGGAACCGGGAGGCGATCGAGCGCCCGGTCGAGCGACCCCGGCGGTTCCTCCTCGAGGTGAAAGGCGCAGTTGTACGCGGTCCACTTCGCCGCCTCCAGCGAGTAGTCGATCGCCCGCGAGGAAACGAGACAGTACCCCGACTGGGCCGCGGCGAGCGCGACGGTGACCAGGAGGCTCCGGCACAGTTCGCGGTAGCGATACTCGGTCGGAGTCCCGACCGCTTCCCACTGGGGCCTGACGGGCGACCCGTATATCGTGATCCCCGTCTCGAACACGCCGAACAGGACCGTCCGCCACGGCGCGACGAAGGGAGCGATCGAACTCGTGTTGAAGACGGCGGGAAACTCGCCCGCAGTCACCGCGGCTTCGGTGGTCACGAACCCCGACCGGAACATCCCGGTCGCCCGCTCCAGAACGCGTTCGAGCGGCGACCGATCGTCGGTACCGGAGTCGAGATACGCCGCGGCCAGTCGGTCGCAGTCGGCAGCGACCCGATCGAGAGCCGCCGCCGACGCGTCGGATTCCAGGACGACGACGAGGTCGACGTCGCTGATCGTCGTCGTCTCCCCCGACACGACGCTCCCGAACAGGAGAATGCTCGCGACCTCGTCCGCCTCGAGCGTCGCGGCGAGGGCTTCGAGATACGCGCGCGACTGCTCGGACAGCGACGAATCGATCGCCTCGAGCGACAGTTCCACGCTCATTGGGGGGTCCGCGGGGCGGGTCTCAGGCCAGTCGCTCGGCCGCCAGGTCGGCCCCTTCGCGCAGCGCTTCGAGTTTCTTCCAGGCGATGGCGGGGTGGACGGCGTTCGCGCCCGCGACGACCGTCTCGAACCCGCAGTCCGCGCCGGCGACGACGCGCTCGGGATCCCCCACCGCGTCGGCGAAGCGCTCGATGCGCTCGGCGACGACCTCGGGGTGCTCGACGATGTTCGTCTTCACGTCGATCACGCCCGGAATCAGGTTCCAGCCGTCCGGCAGCGGATGTTCCTCGAACGTGCGGTACTCGTGTTGGTGCCGCGGGTTCGCCCCCTCGACGACCAGGCCGCCGACGTCGGCCTCGTAGAACGCGCCGATGACCTCGTCGAGCGCGACGTCGCGGTGATGAGGGCCCTCGTAGTTGCCCCAGCAGCCGTGCAGGCGGATCTGGTCGTCGGGGACCCCCGCGACTGCCTGGTTGAGCGCGTCGACGTGGGTCCGCACCCGCTCGCGGAACCGGTCGACGGAGTCGTCCTTGTACGTGAGCGTGAAGCCCGCCAGCAGGTCGGGGGCGTCGATCTGGAGGATCGCCCCCGTCTCGGCGATCAGTTCGTACTCGGTGGCGAGCGCGTCGGCGAGGTCGAAGAGGTACGCCTCGTCGCTGTCGTGGGAGTCGGTCTCGGTGAACCGAAGGACGGCGCCGGGCGAGGGCGCGGTGTGGAATCGTCGGTGGAACTCGACGCCCTCGGCGGCGACCGCCTCGTCGAACCTGGCGAGGTCCCGTCGGAGGTCGTCCTCGCCGACGTACTCGATCGGTCCGGTCGCCACCGGGCCGCCGATGTTCTCGGTGTCGCCGAGCAGTTCCCGGGCGTACTCCGGGAAGTCGTCGAGGTCCGAGGGCCACGCCCGCTCGACGGTCCCCTCGCCGAACCCCGAGAGGCGGTTGGTGACGTCGACCGAGTAGGCGATGCGACTCTGCTCGCCGTCGTTGGCGACGTCGATGCCGACCTCGGCCTGGCGGCGAATCACCTCCCGGATCGATTCGTCGACGGCGTCCTCGAACGCCCCGTCGTCGCGGTCCGCAGCGTCTGTCAGCAGCGACCTGAGCCGGTCCGAGCGGGGGAGGCTTCCGACGTGCGTGGTGCGTATCGTGGGCGGTGACATCGGTTCGATTGTCTCGCGACGGCCACAAAGGGATGTCGGGGTCGGACTCGGATTCGGACGCGCGCGAGCGATGTATTCACCACCGGAGCCACACGAGCATCGCGAACCCGATCGCGAGCGTCGCGGGAACGAGCATCCCGAGGAGCGCGAACAGTCCGACGTCGCCGAACGTGACCCACCCCGCGAGTTCGACCAGCGCCCAGAGGCTCACCGCCAGGACGGCGAGGCCGACGAGCGCAGCGGTCAGGCGGTCGTCCATCTCTCCGGGAACCTCCATCGGCTATCCAGACGGTCGCAGTCGGCGTAACGTTTGCCCCGAGCGGCGACCCGACGACGGAGAGCTGCCGCCGATCTCGTGAGATGGAGTACCGTTTATGTCGGGGGACGGAGTACTGGGGGCGTATGTCGAACGGAGAGTTCGAAGGATACGGCGGACGACACGTCCCCGAACCCCTCGAGGACCCGCTCGAACAGCTGGCAACCGCCTACGACGAGATCAAAGACACCGACGAGTTCCGGCGCGAACTCGACGGCTTGCTCGAGGACTACGCCGGGCGACCGACCTCGCTCTACCACGCCGAGGGGCTGAGCGAGCGCTACGGAGCGGACATCTACCTCAAGCGGGAGGACCTCCTCCACGGCGGCGCGCACAAGATCAACAACGCGCTCGGGCAGGCGCTGCTCGCGAAGCAGGCGGGCAAGTCCCGACTCATCGCCGAGACCGGCGCGGGCCAACACGGCACCGCGACGGCGATGGTCGGCGCGCTCTTGGACCTCGACACGGAGATCTATATGGGGAAGAAGGACGTCGAGCGCCAGAAGATGAACGTCTTCAGGATGCGGCTGATGGGCGCGGAAGTCAACGAGGTCACCCGCGGCGGGTCGGGGCTCTCGGACGCCGTCGACGCCGCCTTAGAGGACTTCGCGAAGAACATCGACGACACGCACTACCTCGTCGGCTCCGTCGTCGGCCCCGACCCCTTCCCGCGGATGGTCCGGGACTTCCAGGCCGTGATCGGTGAGGAGGCCCGCGAGCAGTTCCTCGATCGCACCGGCGACCTCCCCGACGCGGCGGTCGCCTGCGTCGGCGGCGGCAGCAACGCGATGGGGCTGTTCCACGCCTTCCGCGACGATGACGACGTCGCGTTCTACGGGGCGGAGGGCGGCGGCGAGGGGGCCGGTTCGAAGCGCCACGCCGCCCCGCTGGCCGACGGCGAGGACGGGACCATCCACGGGATGCGCACCCGCGTCATCGACGACGACGTGGAGGTCCACTCGGTCTCCGCCGGCCTCGACTACCCCGGCGTCGGCCCGGAGCACGCGATGTTCCGCGCGGTCGGCCGCTGTGATTACCGCGCCGTCGACGACGACGCGGCGAAAGCCGCCTTCCGCGAACTCGCCGAGGAGGAGGGCATCATCCCCGCGCTCGAGTCCAGCCACGCGATCGCGCTCGCGAAGGACCTCGCCGAGGAGCACGACACGATCCTCGTGAACCTGAGCGGCCGGGGCGACAAGGATATGGAGCAGGCCGCGGAGCTGTTCGACTTGAACTGAGTGCGTCGCCGCACGAACCGGGGCGTTCGAGCCACGCGGGACAGGTCGTCTCGCGTCTCTCCCAGGCCGGTTCGCCGCTCCGCAAACCCTAATTCGGTCCGCGCGGTAGCGGTCTGCAGAGACTATGTGTCGGGAACTGAAGCGGGAGCCGACCTGGGTGGCGGCGATCAGGCTGGCGATGCTCGAAGGCCGAGTGGACACCGAATCCGTGATCGAGGAGGCGAACCTCGTTCCGGGAAGAGAGCGAACCGTCCGCGACGTTCTCGACACGATGGACGAACGCGGCGTGTTGAACGCCGTCGGGGAAGACACGTATCTGCCGGGGAAGGTCCTCCTGAACTCGGACCGGTTCGACCTCGACTTCGACAACGCGTCCGACGGCGGCGCGCATCGCTGGAAGTCGTCGGTCTGACCGACGCTGCGGGGCCTGCGGTCGATCCACTCACATAGCGTAAACTATGTAAATACCACGCAGATACGTACTGTATGGGCACGCTGACGAACACGAAGATTTCGGAAAAGAACCTGACGACGGTCCCCAAACCGGTTCGGAACTTCCTCGACGTCGGTGCCGGCGACCGCGTCGAGTGGCAGGTCGAGGACGGGAAGATAATCGTCGAGAAGTTCGAGGACGACGAGTAGCGGGCGCGGACGCTGCTCCGTCGCGGCCTCGCGGTCCCTCTCTCTTTTCACCCTTCCAGGTCGCTCGGCTCGTCGACGTCTCGACGGACGCCGGGATCGGACACCGCGACGCAGGCGCTTTCGCCGCTTTCCAGGAGGATCTCGCGCCCGCCGATGTCGCCCGAGACGTCGACGAGGTCGTCGAAGAAGCGACGATCGAACAGCACCGGGTTGCCGCGGACGCCGTCGTGGGCGGCGGCGAGCGCGTCGCCGACGCCCGCTTCGTAGGCGTCGACGAGGGTCTCGACCGTCTCCGGGTCGACGAACGGCATGTCGCCGAGCGCGATCACCGACGCGTCGACCCCGCGGTCCGGGTCGCCCTCGCGCTCCGCGTCGAGGAGCGCCCCGATCCCGGCGCGGAGTGACGACGCCTGCCCCGTCTCGTACTCGTCGTTGACGACGACGGTAACGTCGAGTCCGTCCAGCGCGTCGGCGAC encodes:
- a CDS encoding nucleotidyltransferase family protein, which translates into the protein MTGGAGDVPVVSPPFEGKRSERDRTRDSSRVAGVLLAAGASTRFGDRNKLLATQGGDPLVRRAARTLLDASLDPVVAVVGHEADRVADALDGLDVTVVVNDEYETGQASSLRAGIGALLDAEREGDPDRGVDASVIALGDMPFVDPETVETLVDAYEAGVGDALAAAHDGVRGNPVLFDRRFFDDLVDVSGDIGGREILLESGESACVAVSDPGVRRDVDEPSDLEG
- a CDS encoding cobalamin-independent methionine synthase II family protein; this translates as MSPPTIRTTHVGSLPRSDRLRSLLTDAADRDDGAFEDAVDESIREVIRRQAEVGIDVANDGEQSRIAYSVDVTNRLSGFGEGTVERAWPSDLDDFPEYARELLGDTENIGGPVATGPIEYVGEDDLRRDLARFDEAVAAEGVEFHRRFHTAPSPGAVLRFTETDSHDSDEAYLFDLADALATEYELIAETGAILQIDAPDLLAGFTLTYKDDSVDRFRERVRTHVDALNQAVAGVPDDQIRLHGCWGNYEGPHHRDVALDEVIGAFYEADVGGLVVEGANPRHQHEYRTFEEHPLPDGWNLIPGVIDVKTNIVEHPEVVAERIERFADAVGDPERVVAGADCGFETVVAGANAVHPAIAWKKLEALREGADLAAERLA
- a CDS encoding AbrB/MazE/SpoVT family DNA-binding domain-containing protein; this translates as MGTLTNTKISEKNLTTVPKPVRNFLDVGAGDRVEWQVEDGKIIVEKFEDDE
- a CDS encoding ABC transporter permease subunit gives rise to the protein MSRTVTYARADARRLLRSRRVWAAAALLALMFLPSMPAVADPERRPIGELLLVIPFDLLTFALVVVAAVGYGAVAGQRGTVQFRLGLGGTRRELVAGTALARATATALVLVGALAAAQVVVVQNYGAPYAVAYWTMGAWLVLYGVVWTAVAVGYAAAFRSPYQSLAALAGTYVVFSSNYGVWGAVIRPLFALLATGSTSVPAYEVLANAPLWLRVVERLNPIRDLWLALRWSVGVAGPGTAVGNPFAHALGAVVLVLFGAVPLLVGSRRFERADLGSEARGFRLALVARFREAAGRFVPSAARAGREPTETASSRSHRRLVARADLRHALQNRIVLAGVGLALLLGGPSVWQQTASSTVFEVSEQLVRVPGRLVLPLVALGVAVGHRAVVGKHLAGTAQFVLSTNGTRQDLFAGTVIARLTVVLGTALALLAVAWVLATVRLGALYPGAIAAGTLWIVAYATLWTSLTVSASAVAATRYRSLAAIFGAFLLFSTGVGLWGSVVRPLVAYPITGRFESGLVPNRDWPAWFHAVDHLNPFVSLETLKGGLYAAAGHGTQTAPSLPLVGYSAVVVVLFVLGALAVGLRRFESRPLG
- a CDS encoding nucleotidyltransferase domain-containing protein, encoding MSVELSLEAIDSSLSEQSRAYLEALAATLEADEVASILLFGSVVSGETTTISDVDLVVVLESDASAAALDRVAADCDRLAAAYLDSGTDDRSPLERVLERATGMFRSGFVTTEAAVTAGEFPAVFNTSSIAPFVAPWRTVLFGVFETGITIYGSPVRPQWEAVGTPTEYRYRELCRSLLVTVALAAAQSGYCLVSSRAIDYSLEAAKWTAYNCAFHLEEEPPGSLDRALDRLPVPDWYRRRFETLRSEPRLDLGFVLVTPLVLVYAHLMTIGRVAGLEG
- the trpB gene encoding tryptophan synthase subunit beta is translated as MSNGEFEGYGGRHVPEPLEDPLEQLATAYDEIKDTDEFRRELDGLLEDYAGRPTSLYHAEGLSERYGADIYLKREDLLHGGAHKINNALGQALLAKQAGKSRLIAETGAGQHGTATAMVGALLDLDTEIYMGKKDVERQKMNVFRMRLMGAEVNEVTRGGSGLSDAVDAALEDFAKNIDDTHYLVGSVVGPDPFPRMVRDFQAVIGEEAREQFLDRTGDLPDAAVACVGGGSNAMGLFHAFRDDDDVAFYGAEGGGEGAGSKRHAAPLADGEDGTIHGMRTRVIDDDVEVHSVSAGLDYPGVGPEHAMFRAVGRCDYRAVDDDAAKAAFRELAEEEGIIPALESSHAIALAKDLAEEHDTILVNLSGRGDKDMEQAAELFDLN